The Antarcticibacterium sp. 1MA-6-2 genome has a window encoding:
- a CDS encoding sensor histidine kinase: MLQREELLLIVYFIVVILLLITFGIIFFITFQKRKNKLIYEKFEAEKRFEEELTQSKLEIQEQTLKNVGWELHDNIGQLLSVANMQLNILSRTIENPSKTPLLEIKEVVAQSLQEVRSLSKSLNNEVIDYTGLQASVKNELARFARLNVIKTELKISGSEVPIPQKDAIILFRILQEFFSNVIKHSKADNLEVEFLYTPNTLKIIALDNGIGYNAEDIEKSSGLLNMESRAELIGAGFDLNSSPGNGSSLILQYPIKLL; encoded by the coding sequence ATGCTTCAAAGAGAAGAACTTCTATTAATCGTTTATTTCATTGTGGTAATTTTACTTCTTATCACCTTTGGGATAATTTTCTTTATAACCTTCCAAAAAAGAAAAAATAAACTGATCTATGAAAAGTTTGAGGCTGAGAAAAGATTTGAAGAGGAGCTTACCCAGTCAAAATTAGAAATCCAGGAACAAACACTTAAGAATGTTGGGTGGGAATTACACGATAACATTGGCCAGCTTCTGTCCGTTGCCAATATGCAACTCAATATATTATCCCGAACCATTGAAAATCCCTCAAAAACACCTTTACTGGAAATTAAAGAAGTGGTGGCTCAATCTCTCCAGGAAGTCCGTTCCCTTTCTAAATCATTAAATAATGAAGTTATTGACTACACAGGTTTGCAGGCTTCAGTTAAAAATGAACTCGCGCGTTTTGCCAGGCTTAATGTAATTAAAACCGAATTAAAGATTTCTGGCAGCGAAGTGCCAATTCCCCAAAAGGATGCAATAATTCTCTTCAGAATCTTACAGGAGTTTTTCAGTAATGTTATAAAACATTCAAAAGCTGACAATCTTGAAGTTGAATTTTTATACACTCCCAATACATTAAAAATTATTGCCCTTGATAATGGTATTGGATATAATGCTGAAGATATAGAAAAAAGTTCGGGTCTTTTAAATATGGAAAGTCGTGCGGAATTAATAGGAGCTGGTTTTGATTTAAATTCTTCCCCTGGGAATGGCAGCAGTTTAATTTTACAATACCCAATAAAATTATTATAA
- a CDS encoding response regulator transcription factor: MSRTVIIVDDHTLFAQSLVSLIHSFENFEVTAVFKTGQELVDYFSQGNPVPDIVLLDVRMPVMNGVETMLWLKENLPDQKVLALTMEHDEETIIKMIKLGCRGYLLKDIEPEEFLDALAAIHDT, from the coding sequence ATGAGTAGAACAGTTATAATTGTAGACGACCATACATTATTTGCTCAATCTCTGGTGAGTCTTATCCATTCTTTTGAAAATTTTGAAGTTACAGCAGTATTTAAAACAGGGCAGGAACTGGTTGATTATTTTTCGCAAGGAAACCCTGTGCCAGATATTGTTTTACTGGATGTAAGAATGCCTGTAATGAATGGTGTCGAGACGATGCTCTGGTTGAAAGAAAATCTTCCCGATCAAAAAGTATTGGCCCTTACAATGGAACACGATGAGGAAACAATTATAAAAATGATAAAATTGGGTTGTAGGGGATATTTATTGAAAGATATCGAACCTGAAGAATTTTTAGATGCCCTGGCGGCAATTCATGACACTTAG
- a CDS encoding LuxR C-terminal-related transcriptional regulator translates to MPWRQFMTLSYYFNRETTQAMSNDLRYKTKEELSPREKEFLHLACSERTYKQVADEMNLSPKTIDGYREVLFSKLDVKSRVGLVLFAIKHRMVNI, encoded by the coding sequence ATGCCCTGGCGGCAATTCATGACACTTAGCTATTATTTTAATAGAGAAACAACCCAGGCTATGTCTAATGACCTTCGATATAAAACAAAAGAAGAACTTTCTCCGCGTGAAAAGGAATTTTTACACCTTGCCTGTAGTGAACGCACCTACAAACAGGTAGCCGATGAGATGAACCTTAGTCCCAAAACTATTGATGGTTATCGAGAAGTACTTTTTAGTAAACTGGATGTGAAAAGCAGGGTAGGACTTGTTCTGTTTGCCATTAAACACAGGATGGTGAACATCTAG
- a CDS encoding carbon-nitrogen hydrolase family protein: MKRKIVIDSAKIVLRNLNLKDYEELKISMIKSYKTMADEYWSKAEIKTLINKFPDGQFCIEIDGKIAGCALSIIVDYDKFDANHKYEDIIGGENFSTHSKIGDVLYGIDVFIHPDYRGMRLGRRLYEARKELCEQLNLKSIIFGGRIPNYATYAEELTPKKYIDKVKLKEIHDPVLSFQLSNDFHVKKVIKGYLPGDEDSKEYATLMEWNNIYYTKEKKLIDTKKTVVRLGLVQWQMRLFKDYEALISQIEFFVDAVSDYQSDFILFPELFNAPLMAQFNHMNEAEAIRGLSSYTERLLETFREFAINYNINIITGSMPQVQGEHMHNVGFLCRRDGSYEKYEKLHITPAEESAWGMKGGSKLTTFDTDCGKIGVLICYDVEFPELPRLLAEEGMNILFVPFMTDTQNGYSRVKICAQSRAVENECYVAIAGSVGNLPKVNNMDIQYAQSAVFTPSDFSFPVNGIKAEATPNTESTLLVDVDLDLLKELHAFGSVRNMKDRRKDLYSLKRKK, from the coding sequence ATGAAAAGAAAAATAGTGATAGATTCAGCGAAAATAGTATTACGAAATTTAAATTTAAAAGATTACGAGGAATTAAAGATCTCCATGATCAAAAGCTATAAAACCATGGCCGATGAATATTGGAGCAAGGCAGAAATTAAAACTCTTATAAATAAATTTCCTGATGGCCAGTTCTGTATTGAAATTGATGGAAAAATCGCAGGTTGCGCTTTGTCTATCATTGTAGATTATGACAAGTTTGATGCGAATCATAAGTACGAAGATATTATTGGAGGAGAGAATTTTTCTACTCATTCCAAGATTGGAGATGTGCTGTATGGAATAGATGTCTTTATTCATCCCGATTACCGTGGAATGCGGTTGGGCAGGAGGTTATATGAGGCCCGAAAAGAACTATGTGAGCAATTAAACCTTAAGTCCATAATCTTTGGAGGCCGTATCCCCAACTATGCTACCTATGCTGAGGAGCTCACCCCCAAAAAATATATTGATAAAGTCAAACTAAAAGAGATCCATGATCCTGTTTTGTCTTTCCAGTTATCCAACGATTTTCACGTAAAAAAAGTTATAAAAGGATATTTACCCGGTGATGAGGACAGCAAGGAATATGCGACTTTAATGGAGTGGAATAACATCTACTACACCAAGGAGAAGAAGCTTATAGACACAAAGAAAACAGTAGTGCGTCTGGGTTTGGTACAGTGGCAAATGAGGTTGTTTAAAGATTATGAAGCCTTAATTTCCCAAATTGAATTCTTTGTAGATGCAGTAAGTGATTATCAAAGTGATTTTATCCTTTTTCCAGAGCTTTTTAATGCACCGCTTATGGCTCAATTCAATCATATGAATGAGGCCGAAGCTATTAGAGGATTATCTTCTTATACGGAAAGACTTCTGGAAACGTTCAGAGAATTTGCTATAAACTATAACATCAACATTATTACCGGAAGTATGCCGCAGGTGCAGGGGGAACATATGCATAACGTAGGTTTTCTTTGCCGCAGGGATGGTAGTTATGAAAAGTATGAAAAATTGCACATTACTCCGGCTGAAGAATCTGCCTGGGGAATGAAGGGAGGCTCCAAACTTACCACCTTTGATACAGATTGCGGTAAAATAGGTGTGCTTATATGTTACGATGTAGAATTTCCTGAATTGCCAAGACTTCTTGCAGAAGAAGGAATGAATATACTTTTTGTGCCTTTTATGACCGATACACAAAATGGTTATTCCCGGGTTAAGATTTGCGCACAATCCAGGGCGGTAGAAAATGAGTGCTATGTTGCCATAGCAGGCTCTGTAGGGAATTTGCCTAAGGTTAATAATATGGATATTCAATACGCTCAAAGTGCGGTCTTTACACCATCAGATTTTTCCTTTCCAGTAAATGGAATTAAAGCTGAAGCAACTCCCAATACTGAAAGTACTTTGCTGGTAGATGTAGACCTGGATTTACTCAAGGAACTTCATGCCTTTGGAAGTGTTAGGAATATGAAGGACAGGCGTAAAGATTTGTATTCCCTGAAGAGGAAGAAATAG
- the argC gene encoding N-acetyl-gamma-glutamyl-phosphate reductase: MIEAGIIGGAGYTAGELIRILLRHPEVNLNFIYSTSQAGKPVASIHQDLLGETDLKFNGEINSNADVVFLCLGHGNSKKFLAENTFSEKTKIVDLSTDFRISADDHSFVYGLPETKREEISAANYIANPGCFATAISLAILPLASESLLKEEVHVNAVTGATGAGTSLSETTHFTWRDNNFSAYKAFEHQHLAEIKQSVKNLQSDYSSVINFIPNRGNFSRGIHCTAYTGFRGGLEEAKELYQDFYKNAAFTFLVEEELHLKQVVNTNKCLVRLQKFGDKILITSIIDNLLKGASGQAVQNMNLMFGLEETLGLKLKANYF, encoded by the coding sequence ATGATTGAAGCAGGAATAATAGGAGGCGCAGGCTATACAGCGGGAGAACTTATTAGAATATTGTTGCGTCATCCCGAAGTAAACCTCAATTTTATTTACAGCACATCCCAGGCAGGTAAACCTGTAGCCAGTATTCATCAGGACCTTCTTGGAGAAACCGACTTAAAATTTAATGGAGAAATTAATTCAAATGCAGATGTGGTTTTTCTTTGCCTCGGGCATGGGAACTCAAAAAAATTCCTTGCGGAGAATACTTTTTCAGAAAAAACAAAAATTGTAGATCTAAGTACAGATTTCAGGATCTCTGCGGATGATCATTCATTCGTTTATGGATTACCGGAGACTAAAAGAGAAGAAATTTCGGCAGCTAATTATATTGCTAATCCGGGATGTTTTGCAACGGCTATCAGCCTTGCAATTTTACCTTTGGCTTCTGAAAGTTTGCTGAAAGAGGAGGTGCACGTAAATGCTGTCACGGGTGCAACCGGAGCAGGAACTTCTTTATCTGAAACTACTCATTTCACCTGGAGAGACAATAATTTCTCAGCCTATAAAGCTTTTGAACACCAGCATTTGGCAGAGATAAAACAGAGTGTAAAAAATCTTCAGTCTGATTATTCTTCAGTAATAAATTTCATTCCGAATAGAGGAAATTTTTCCCGCGGAATCCATTGTACTGCCTATACTGGCTTCCGCGGAGGCCTGGAAGAAGCAAAAGAGCTTTATCAGGATTTTTATAAAAATGCTGCCTTCACTTTTTTAGTTGAAGAAGAGCTGCATTTGAAGCAGGTGGTAAACACAAACAAATGTCTTGTGCGGCTTCAGAAGTTTGGAGATAAAATACTTATTACAAGTATAATTGATAATCTTTTAAAAGGAGCATCGGGCCAGGCTGTGCAGAATATGAACCTTATGTTTGGTTTAGAAGAGACATTGGGCTTAAAGTTAAAAGCTAATTATTTTTAG
- the proC gene encoding pyrroline-5-carboxylate reductase yields the protein MKIAILGAGNLGISIAKGLIVSNAYTTLYLTKRKTEDIEEYSKYPKVSVTKSNREAVQNSDILIFAVQPKQIEGILQEIKEDLSEKHVIISTITGVSVARIEDLVGNHFIIRAMPNTAIAVKKSMTCLCSNEKGQKWLAVAEAIFNRMGATMIIPENKMQAATVICASGVAFWMRLIRATTQSAVQLGFDAKEAQELSMQTCLGAASLLIESGKHPEEEIDKVTTPMGCTIEGLNEMEHHGLSSSLIRGMQASFRKINNISNTAS from the coding sequence ATGAAAATAGCAATTTTGGGAGCAGGTAATTTAGGTATTTCCATAGCCAAGGGCCTTATAGTAAGCAACGCTTACACTACTTTATATCTTACCAAAAGAAAGACTGAAGATATTGAGGAGTATTCTAAGTACCCCAAGGTGTCGGTTACCAAGAGCAATCGGGAGGCTGTACAAAATTCGGATATTCTCATTTTTGCCGTTCAGCCTAAACAAATCGAAGGAATACTTCAGGAAATAAAAGAAGATTTATCTGAAAAGCACGTAATTATCTCAACCATTACAGGGGTTAGTGTTGCGAGAATTGAAGATTTAGTTGGAAATCACTTTATAATTCGTGCTATGCCAAATACTGCAATTGCAGTTAAGAAGTCCATGACCTGCCTGTGCAGTAACGAGAAAGGCCAAAAGTGGCTGGCAGTAGCAGAGGCAATTTTTAACAGAATGGGAGCAACGATGATAATTCCCGAAAATAAAATGCAGGCAGCAACTGTAATTTGTGCAAGTGGAGTAGCTTTCTGGATGCGCTTGATAAGAGCTACTACACAAAGTGCAGTTCAGCTTGGATTTGACGCAAAAGAGGCACAGGAGCTTTCTATGCAAACCTGTCTTGGTGCAGCGAGTCTCTTAATAGAATCAGGAAAACATCCTGAAGAGGAAATTGATAAAGTTACAACTCCAATGGGTTGTACTATAGAAGGTCTTAACGAAATGGAACACCACGGATTAAGTTCTTCGCTCATCAGAGGAATGCAGGCTTCTTTCAGGAAAATCAATAACATATCAAATACCGCATCATGA
- a CDS encoding aspartate aminotransferase family protein → MKLFDVYPLYNITPVKGEGLFVYDEDGTKYLDLYGGHAVISIGHSNPTYVNAVKDQVEKLGFYSNSIKNPLQEKLAEKLEKVSGCSNYSLFLCNSGAEANENALKLASFHTGRSKIIYFDKGFHGRTSGAVAVTDNPSIQAPFNSQHAVAKLAFDDVDALEMELKKEDVAAVIFEIIRGVGGLEEASTDFYKAASELCEKYGTVLIADEVQSGYGRTGDFFAFQKHGIRPDIISIAKGMANGFPVGGILIDQKIQPKHGLLGTTFGGNHLACAAGISVLEVIEEENLLQNAYALYEYVEEKSAEIPQIKKLYGRGLMIGLEFDFEIAALRKELLFTHHIFTGASSNKKQLRILPPLNIGKEHFDTFFEALKSALKNFN, encoded by the coding sequence ATGAAATTATTTGACGTTTACCCCCTTTATAACATTACTCCGGTAAAGGGCGAAGGACTTTTTGTATACGACGAAGACGGAACGAAATACCTGGATCTTTACGGTGGCCACGCCGTTATTTCTATAGGTCATTCTAATCCTACATACGTAAATGCAGTGAAGGATCAGGTAGAGAAACTGGGATTTTATTCTAATTCAATAAAAAATCCTTTGCAGGAGAAATTGGCAGAAAAACTGGAAAAGGTGTCGGGCTGCAGTAATTACAGCCTTTTTTTATGCAACTCGGGGGCTGAAGCCAATGAAAATGCCTTAAAACTTGCTTCTTTTCACACCGGGAGATCTAAAATAATTTATTTTGACAAAGGTTTTCACGGAAGAACATCCGGCGCTGTTGCAGTGACCGATAATCCCTCTATACAGGCTCCTTTTAATTCTCAGCATGCGGTTGCAAAACTTGCTTTTGATGATGTTGATGCACTGGAAATGGAGTTAAAAAAGGAAGATGTTGCCGCCGTTATTTTTGAAATAATAAGAGGAGTTGGTGGTCTTGAAGAAGCTTCAACAGATTTTTATAAAGCAGCTTCAGAATTGTGTGAAAAGTACGGAACAGTTTTAATTGCAGATGAGGTGCAATCCGGCTACGGCCGTACCGGAGATTTTTTCGCTTTTCAGAAACACGGAATAAGGCCAGATATTATTTCCATAGCAAAAGGAATGGCTAACGGCTTTCCTGTTGGAGGAATTTTAATCGATCAGAAGATACAGCCAAAGCACGGATTATTAGGAACAACATTTGGCGGAAATCATTTAGCCTGTGCAGCGGGAATTTCAGTTCTTGAGGTGATCGAAGAAGAAAACCTTCTCCAAAACGCTTATGCTCTGTACGAATATGTAGAGGAGAAATCAGCTGAAATTCCGCAGATAAAGAAGCTGTATGGAAGAGGGCTGATGATAGGACTGGAATTTGATTTTGAAATTGCTGCTTTAAGAAAGGAGCTTCTGTTTACACATCATATTTTTACAGGAGCATCTTCCAATAAAAAGCAACTTAGAATTTTACCTCCATTAAATATTGGAAAAGAACATTTTGATACTTTTTTCGAAGCATTAAAAAGTGCTTTGAAAAATTTTAATTGA